In the genome of Armatimonadota bacterium, one region contains:
- a CDS encoding saccharopine dehydrogenase NADP-binding domain-containing protein, giving the protein MQNTFAILGSGMQGTAAAYDIAMFADDPRVLMGDMDIDQATRSADRVNQLVGRDVCTPAQVDAMGIASLTSFLSEADIVVSCVPYWMHPHIAKVAIDTITDMVDLGGNTEITHQTLALDQAAKEAEVTLIPDTGLAPGLVNNLGLYMVENLDVCQSVKLYCGVLPQNPKPPFNYKLTFNMEGLVTEYDYEAVVLRNGEIHMVPTLHEVESLVIDQLGEMEAFVTSGGTSTAPYTLRGKVENYEYKTIRHPGHAEKMRLYKDFGLWREDKVNVKGVEVSPKDVFNAVFGPELAKFVDLDLCAVRGVGVGIKNDRPARIQIDIFDRQCEETGFTSMERLTGFSTSIIAQEVVQGRVQKGAVKYEEAMTGTAFLRELNKRGIDIKVQETIEADLG; this is encoded by the coding sequence ATGCAAAACACGTTCGCCATCCTCGGTTCAGGAATGCAGGGCACGGCCGCCGCCTACGACATCGCCATGTTTGCCGACGACCCCCGGGTCTTGATGGGCGACATGGACATCGACCAGGCCACGAGGAGTGCCGACCGGGTCAACCAATTGGTGGGACGCGATGTCTGCACCCCGGCTCAGGTCGACGCGATGGGCATTGCCAGCCTCACGTCGTTCCTTAGCGAAGCGGACATCGTCGTCAGCTGTGTGCCCTATTGGATGCACCCGCACATCGCCAAAGTCGCCATCGATACGATCACGGACATGGTCGATTTGGGCGGCAACACGGAGATAACCCACCAGACGCTCGCGCTGGACCAAGCCGCCAAGGAAGCCGAAGTGACCCTGATCCCAGATACGGGTTTGGCACCGGGGCTTGTGAACAACTTGGGGCTTTACATGGTGGAGAACCTGGATGTCTGCCAGTCTGTGAAACTCTATTGCGGCGTGTTGCCGCAAAACCCCAAACCGCCTTTCAACTACAAACTGACATTTAATATGGAAGGCTTGGTGACGGAATACGATTATGAAGCCGTCGTGTTGCGCAACGGTGAAATCCACATGGTTCCCACGCTGCACGAAGTTGAAAGCCTGGTGATCGACCAACTGGGCGAAATGGAAGCATTTGTCACCTCCGGCGGTACCTCGACGGCCCCGTACACGCTGCGCGGCAAAGTGGAGAACTACGAATACAAAACGATCCGCCACCCCGGCCACGCGGAAAAAATGCGGCTTTACAAAGATTTCGGCCTGTGGCGGGAAGACAAGGTGAACGTCAAGGGTGTCGAAGTCTCGCCGAAAGATGTCTTCAATGCCGTCTTCGGTCCGGAGCTGGCCAAGTTCGTCGATCTCGATTTGTGTGCCGTCCGGGGAGTTGGTGTTGGGATTAAGAACGATCGGCCGGCCCGGATCCAAATCGACATCTTCGACCGCCAGTGCGAGGAAACCGGGTTCACTAGTATGGAACGCCTCACCGGTTTCTCGACCTCGATCATCGCCCAAGAGGTTGTGCAGGGCCGGGTTCAAAAGGGTGCAGTCAAATATGAAGAGGCGATGACCGGCACCGCGTTCTTGCGCGAGCTGAACAAACGCGGGATCGACATCAAGGTTCAGGAAACCATCGAAGCCGACCTGGGCTGA
- a CDS encoding 50S ribosomal protein L1: MAAKAKKKANHSQRFTALVKDLDREQLHSIDSAIAGVKSKANAKFDETVDIALKLGIDARKSDQNVRGVTTLPHGTGKKKSVAVLAKGDAAKEAEAAGADFVGDEDLIKKIQEGWKDFDVMVAASDMAPQIGKIGRFLGTKTPNKKNGTVTDAVGQAVKEIKSAARVEYRIDKAGVVHVPIGKVSFTDAQLKENAIALLDAVIRAKPSASKGRFLQSVTMSSTMGPGFKLDPVETSKASGH, from the coding sequence ATGGCCGCAAAAGCAAAAAAGAAAGCTAACCATTCGCAGCGCTTTACCGCGCTTGTCAAAGACCTGGACCGGGAACAACTGCACTCGATCGATTCGGCGATCGCGGGCGTCAAATCCAAAGCCAACGCCAAATTCGACGAAACCGTCGACATCGCCCTCAAGTTGGGGATCGATGCTCGCAAGAGCGACCAAAACGTCCGGGGCGTCACCACCTTGCCCCACGGCACCGGTAAAAAGAAATCGGTCGCCGTCCTTGCCAAAGGCGACGCCGCCAAAGAAGCCGAAGCCGCCGGTGCCGACTTCGTCGGCGACGAGGATCTGATCAAAAAGATCCAAGAAGGTTGGAAGGATTTCGACGTCATGGTCGCTGCCAGCGACATGGCCCCCCAAATCGGGAAGATCGGCCGGTTCCTGGGGACAAAAACCCCGAACAAGAAAAACGGCACTGTCACCGACGCCGTCGGCCAAGCCGTCAAGGAAATCAAATCCGCCGCCCGCGTGGAATACCGGATCGACAAAGCCGGCGTTGTGCACGTTCCCATCGGCAAGGTCAGCTTCACTGATGCTCAATTGAAGGAAAATGCCATCGCCCTCCTCGATGCTGTCATCCGGGCCAAGCCCAGTGCCAGCAAAGGCCGGTTCCTGCAATCGGTCACCATGAGTAGCACCATGGGGCCGGGATTCAAACTGGATCCGGTGGAAACAAGCAAGGCATCGGGCCACTAA
- a CDS encoding beta-ureidopropionase produces MPDAATPFQVACLQIKPAKGDLGSTFDHLAESIRQAASEGADLCVLPESATTGYILEGGVDNLALPAEDLVRELGGRLTGLPKPVDVAIGFYEQGPRRPHNSAAYIEIGDRAVLRHVYRKFFLPTYGVFDEHRFHEEGSALGVVDTRFGRLGLLICEDVWHSILATLLCVAGAQMVLVHSASPAREFQGDKPRNLLRYDAMLEALSGEHGVYCAMAMLAGFEGGKGLTGGSQVVDPFGNRVVQAETFGEQIVMAEVDLRLVAEARAATPLASDLKERWPDLIRIANGLEREDPPA; encoded by the coding sequence ATGCCGGATGCCGCCACGCCATTTCAAGTCGCCTGCCTTCAAATCAAGCCGGCAAAGGGCGATTTGGGCTCGACTTTCGACCATTTGGCGGAATCAATCCGCCAGGCGGCATCGGAAGGGGCGGATCTTTGTGTGCTTCCCGAATCTGCAACAACCGGCTACATTTTGGAGGGCGGGGTGGACAACCTCGCCCTTCCGGCCGAAGACTTGGTGCGCGAACTCGGTGGCCGGTTGACGGGGTTGCCAAAGCCGGTAGACGTCGCCATTGGTTTTTATGAACAAGGGCCCCGCCGCCCCCACAATTCGGCGGCCTACATCGAGATTGGCGACCGTGCCGTGCTCCGCCATGTGTACCGGAAGTTTTTCCTCCCGACCTATGGGGTCTTTGACGAGCACCGATTCCACGAAGAGGGGTCGGCCTTGGGTGTGGTCGATACGCGGTTTGGCCGTCTCGGTCTGTTGATTTGCGAAGATGTTTGGCATTCCATTTTGGCGACGCTACTTTGCGTGGCCGGGGCGCAGATGGTGTTGGTGCATTCGGCGAGCCCAGCCCGCGAGTTCCAAGGGGACAAGCCGCGGAACCTGTTGCGGTACGACGCCATGCTCGAGGCCCTAAGCGGCGAACACGGCGTTTATTGTGCGATGGCGATGCTGGCAGGGTTCGAGGGGGGCAAGGGCCTGACTGGGGGTAGCCAAGTTGTGGATCCCTTTGGGAACCGGGTGGTGCAAGCCGAAACTTTTGGCGAACAAATTGTGATGGCAGAAGTAGATTTGCGCCTGGTGGCGGAGGCACGGGCGGCCACCCCGTTGGCGAGCGACCTCAAAGAGCGGTGGCCCGATCTGATCCGGATCGCCAATGGGTTGGAAAGAGAAGATCCCCCGGCGTGA
- a CDS encoding UvrD-helicase domain-containing protein → MNWNDQQRAAITSSRDHLVVVASAGAGKTEVIVQRYLRYVEEVGLSPTEILAVTYTHRAAASMKLRICRELRKRGLDSAAQEAETGPIQTIHSFYERVLRENAVWSGLDPDFEIIGEADAGRLWDMALREALGHPDCDTAEVRAYRQTSAGKRKWKSFLDLDSLMRHQVIGLLVEPARNQAWTWRRLGETFSCAGDVSAMFDRLVDDPDWPRGGGQPLGVKARNYGRNPKGHLSGIELDQEVDLFLGLVKLGAKAWEIYEQRLESRGQMDFALLERRALDLLEGDPEIRHRIRQRTKVILLDESQDANLNQFRFLESLGVSGSLTVGDQKQSIYGFRGSAVDEFLSRVDDEAIRLEANYRSQPGIVGFVNHVFAAEWGVFYEPMASGKDGDPAGFAGVEVVESQKDTAARDAAWIVGQMLESGTPPGEVVVLAQSRYGLAAIKDRLDSLGIASEASGSTESLFTRMEARDMANLLDCCADSGNDYALACLLHSPYVGLSLDSVVMLGQKPGIYEQLEGFDYPVEGDRDKVEEFLGWFKGVRAFCDRFSAFEIVNRAFTYSPYLPALGRMVNGERNIANARKLLVLATAMPDLTPIQLADRLRHLQAVAGREPLAPLHDPGDPVVRLMTAHRSKGLEFENVVLYGPDFRVKQREDKVEANFRAGVAFTQLKGKNLVCDAVRALNRSEQGDEELRLLYVACTRAKERLILCTFAPDVKGREKSTLHRLLSHIPRGDYAKLGIRHHPCSGA, encoded by the coding sequence GTGAACTGGAACGACCAGCAGCGCGCGGCGATCACGAGCAGCCGTGACCATTTGGTGGTGGTGGCCAGTGCCGGTGCGGGAAAGACGGAAGTCATCGTGCAACGCTATCTGCGTTATGTGGAGGAAGTCGGCCTATCCCCAACCGAGATCTTGGCAGTCACCTACACCCACCGGGCCGCAGCCAGCATGAAGCTGCGGATCTGCCGCGAGCTCCGGAAACGCGGGTTGGACTCTGCGGCGCAAGAAGCCGAGACGGGCCCGATTCAAACCATTCACAGTTTTTATGAACGCGTGCTGCGCGAAAATGCGGTCTGGAGCGGGCTAGACCCCGACTTTGAGATCATCGGCGAAGCAGACGCGGGGCGGCTGTGGGATATGGCGCTGAGGGAGGCGCTGGGCCACCCGGATTGCGACACGGCGGAAGTCCGTGCCTACCGGCAAACATCGGCCGGCAAGCGGAAGTGGAAGTCGTTCTTGGACTTGGATTCCCTGATGCGGCACCAAGTGATCGGACTATTGGTTGAACCCGCCCGGAACCAAGCGTGGACGTGGCGCCGGCTCGGTGAGACATTTTCATGTGCCGGCGACGTTTCTGCCATGTTTGACCGTTTGGTGGATGATCCTGATTGGCCCCGTGGTGGGGGGCAACCCCTGGGGGTGAAGGCCCGCAACTATGGCCGCAATCCGAAGGGGCACCTCTCTGGAATCGAGTTAGACCAAGAGGTTGATCTTTTCCTTGGCCTGGTCAAGCTGGGAGCCAAGGCGTGGGAAATCTACGAGCAGCGGCTGGAGAGCCGCGGCCAGATGGACTTTGCCCTGCTGGAACGCCGGGCTTTGGATTTGTTGGAAGGAGACCCGGAAATCCGGCACCGCATCCGTCAAAGGACAAAAGTCATCCTTTTGGATGAATCCCAGGACGCCAACCTCAACCAGTTCCGGTTTTTGGAGAGTTTGGGGGTTTCGGGATCGCTGACGGTCGGCGACCAGAAGCAGTCGATCTACGGGTTCCGGGGTTCGGCGGTTGATGAGTTCTTGAGCCGTGTGGACGACGAGGCGATCCGGCTGGAAGCAAATTACCGTTCACAGCCCGGGATAGTCGGATTTGTGAACCACGTGTTTGCGGCCGAATGGGGTGTTTTTTATGAGCCGATGGCTTCTGGAAAGGATGGCGATCCTGCGGGGTTTGCTGGGGTGGAAGTCGTGGAATCCCAAAAGGACACGGCTGCCCGCGATGCGGCATGGATAGTCGGGCAAATGTTGGAATCGGGCACCCCGCCAGGTGAGGTCGTGGTTCTGGCCCAAAGCCGGTATGGGCTTGCGGCGATCAAAGACCGATTGGATTCTTTGGGCATCGCCAGCGAGGCATCCGGTTCCACAGAATCGCTGTTCACACGGATGGAGGCGAGGGACATGGCCAACCTGTTGGATTGCTGCGCCGATTCGGGCAACGATTATGCGCTGGCCTGCCTCCTCCACAGCCCCTATGTCGGCTTGAGTCTGGACTCGGTGGTCATGCTCGGCCAAAAGCCGGGGATTTACGAGCAGTTGGAAGGGTTCGATTACCCGGTGGAAGGGGATCGCGACAAAGTCGAGGAATTCCTTGGCTGGTTCAAAGGGGTCCGGGCGTTTTGCGACCGGTTTTCGGCCTTCGAGATCGTGAACCGGGCCTTCACCTACTCGCCTTACCTGCCGGCATTGGGGCGGATGGTCAATGGCGAACGCAACATCGCAAATGCCCGCAAGCTCCTCGTTTTGGCGACGGCAATGCCTGATTTGACTCCAATCCAACTAGCCGACCGATTGCGCCACCTCCAGGCGGTTGCGGGACGCGAGCCTTTGGCCCCACTTCATGATCCGGGCGACCCGGTTGTGCGGCTGATGACGGCCCACCGTTCCAAAGGCTTGGAGTTTGAGAATGTCGTCCTGTACGGCCCAGATTTCCGGGTGAAACAGCGGGAAGATAAGGTGGAGGCAAACTTCCGGGCCGGAGTCGCGTTCACCCAGCTCAAAGGCAAAAACCTGGTGTGCGATGCAGTGCGCGCATTGAACCGTTCGGAGCAGGGCGACGAAGAGTTGCGGCTGCTGTACGTCGCCTGCACCAGAGCCAAAGAACGGCTCATCCTCTGCACATTTGCGCCGGATGTCAAAGGGCGCGAAAAATCGACGTTGCACCGGCTTTTGTCCCACATCCCCCGGGGCGATTATGCAAAGTTGGGGATCCGCCACCACCCCTGCTCGGGGGCGTAG